Proteins encoded within one genomic window of Bacillus sp. F19:
- a CDS encoding carbohydrate ABC transporter permease: protein MKTLKLSKILLYSVLFLITLTMIIPIVNLLAMSLTAPENAHKMTGLSLIPKGFSLINYQILLSNPLIVKSLFNSIFITVSGTLLNLLLTALAAYVLTRKRLAGRKFFMVILILIMVFEPGLIPEYLVVKDLGLLDSYLSLILYKAINVYYLFIMMRFFEDVPESILEAARIDGAGHMNIFFRIMLPLSKPALATLGLFYAVFHWNEFFRASIYLTDPGKWPLQLVLRQFVVERDNASLVGVQTLLEYKSVANLDFGSLQAGTIMLAIVPLLIMYPFILKFYAKGALEGGVKD from the coding sequence ATGAAAACATTGAAACTGTCTAAAATCCTGCTTTACTCAGTCTTATTTTTAATAACGCTTACAATGATTATTCCAATTGTGAATTTGCTTGCCATGTCTCTTACAGCACCTGAGAATGCTCACAAAATGACGGGGCTTTCTCTGATTCCGAAAGGATTTTCGCTGATTAATTATCAAATTCTTCTGTCCAATCCGCTTATCGTGAAAAGTTTGTTCAATTCAATTTTCATTACTGTTTCGGGTACTTTGCTGAATCTTCTTCTTACTGCACTGGCAGCCTATGTTTTAACAAGAAAAAGGCTTGCCGGCAGAAAGTTTTTTATGGTCATCCTGATTTTGATCATGGTTTTTGAGCCGGGCTTAATACCTGAATATTTAGTTGTAAAGGATCTTGGACTGCTTGATTCCTATTTATCTCTTATTCTCTATAAAGCCATCAATGTCTATTACTTGTTTATTATGATGCGATTTTTTGAAGATGTGCCCGAAAGCATACTCGAAGCAGCGAGAATCGACGGAGCAGGTCACATGAATATATTTTTCAGAATTATGCTGCCGCTGTCAAAGCCGGCACTTGCAACGCTGGGCTTATTTTACGCCGTCTTTCATTGGAACGAATTTTTCAGAGCGTCCATTTATCTTACGGACCCGGGAAAATGGCCTCTGCAGCTTGTTCTCAGGCAATTCGTTGTTGAACGGGATAATGCTTCATTAGTCGGAGTACAGACCCTTTTAGAGTACAAAAGTGTGGCCAATCTTGATTTTGGCTCGCTGCAGGCAGGTACGATTATGCTTGCCATAGTACCCCTCTTAATCATGTATCCCTTCATTCTGAAGTTTTATGCAAAGGGTGCATTAGAGGGTGGAGTAAAGGATTAG